A section of the Sceloporus undulatus isolate JIND9_A2432 ecotype Alabama chromosome 3, SceUnd_v1.1, whole genome shotgun sequence genome encodes:
- the SERP1 gene encoding stress-associated endoplasmic reticulum protein 1: MVAKQRIRMANEKHSKNITQRGNVAKTSRNAPEEKASVGPWLLALFIFVVCGSAIFQIIQSIRMGM; encoded by the exons ATGGTGGCCAAGCAGCGGATCCGGATGGCCAACGAGAAGCACAGCAAGAACATCACGCAGCGCGGGAACGTGGCCAAGACCTCG AGAAACGCCCCTGAGGAGAAGGCATCAGTGGGGCCCTGGCTGTTGGCCTTGTTCATCTTTGTGGTGTGCGGATCGG cTATCTTCCAGATTATTCAAAGTATCAGGATGGGAATGTGA